One region of Ananas comosus cultivar F153 linkage group 9, ASM154086v1, whole genome shotgun sequence genomic DNA includes:
- the LOC109715777 gene encoding uncharacterized protein LOC109715777 isoform X1 codes for MEEKKLGHWRTAVCAIAALLCTAAFSCCLAAEFKKAKVRAAAGPAEDMKVDGSLCSLPSSPAFGLGVAAIACLSLAQIVGTSAAATRLCSYQGFGCCNDHDHDHKSDKGSRFTSVGLLLLSWISFGMAVVMLSAASSMNNGQAYGEGWMDGDCYVVKNGVYGGAAALAILTALLTFGFTFSTRPSTAASSVNNSINYNNSSNSPSNNKSRGRSST; via the exons atggaggagaagaagctcgGGCATTGGAGGACGGCCGTATGCGCAATCGCAGCGCTGCTCTGCACGGCTGCCTTCTCGTGCTGCCTCGCAGCTGAATTCAAGAAAGCGAAGGTGAGGGCAGCAGCGGGGCcg GCAGAAGATATGAAGGTGGACGGGAGCCTCTGCTCGCTTCCGAGCAGCCCCGCATTTGGGTTGGGCGTCGCCGCGATTGCTTGCCTCTCGCTGGCGCAGATCGTCGGGACCTCGGCAGCCGCAACCCGGCTTTGCTCCTACCAAGGATTTGGATGCTGCAACGACCACGACCACGACCACAAGTCTGACAAGGGAAGCCGATTTACCTCGGTCGGCCTGCTCCTCCTGTCCTG GATCAGCTTCGGGATGGCCGTCGTAATGCTGTCCGCCGCATCGAGCATGAACAATGGGCAGGCTTACGGAGAAGGGTGGATGGATGGTGACTGTTACGTCGTCAAGAACGGAGTGTACGGGGGAGCGGCTGCCCTCGCTATCCTGACTGCACTTCTCACATTCGGCTTCACATTCTCGACGAGACCATCAACAGCAGCAAGCAGCGTAAATAACAGCATCAATTACAACAACAGCAGCAATTCACCATCGAACAACAAGTCCAGAGGCAGAAGCAGCACCTGA
- the LOC109715777 gene encoding uncharacterized protein LOC109715777 isoform X3, which produces MAGSLDLCCFEVRQAEDMKVDGSLCSLPSSPAFGLGVAAIACLSLAQIVGTSAAATRLCSYQGFGCCNDHDHDHKSDKGSRFTSVGLLLLSWISFGMAVVMLSAASSMNNGQAYGEGWMDGDCYVVKNGVYGGAAALAILTALLTFGFTFSTRPSTAASSVNNSINYNNSSNSPSNNKSRGRSST; this is translated from the exons ATGGCTGGCTCTCTCGATCTGTGTTGTTTTGAGGTAAGGCAGGCAGAAGATATGAAGGTGGACGGGAGCCTCTGCTCGCTTCCGAGCAGCCCCGCATTTGGGTTGGGCGTCGCCGCGATTGCTTGCCTCTCGCTGGCGCAGATCGTCGGGACCTCGGCAGCCGCAACCCGGCTTTGCTCCTACCAAGGATTTGGATGCTGCAACGACCACGACCACGACCACAAGTCTGACAAGGGAAGCCGATTTACCTCGGTCGGCCTGCTCCTCCTGTCCTG GATCAGCTTCGGGATGGCCGTCGTAATGCTGTCCGCCGCATCGAGCATGAACAATGGGCAGGCTTACGGAGAAGGGTGGATGGATGGTGACTGTTACGTCGTCAAGAACGGAGTGTACGGGGGAGCGGCTGCCCTCGCTATCCTGACTGCACTTCTCACATTCGGCTTCACATTCTCGACGAGACCATCAACAGCAGCAAGCAGCGTAAATAACAGCATCAATTACAACAACAGCAGCAATTCACCATCGAACAACAAGTCCAGAGGCAGAAGCAGCACCTGA
- the LOC109715777 gene encoding uncharacterized protein LOC109715777 isoform X2, with protein MEEKKLGHWRTAVCAIAALLCTAAFSCCLAAEFKKAKAEDMKVDGSLCSLPSSPAFGLGVAAIACLSLAQIVGTSAAATRLCSYQGFGCCNDHDHDHKSDKGSRFTSVGLLLLSWISFGMAVVMLSAASSMNNGQAYGEGWMDGDCYVVKNGVYGGAAALAILTALLTFGFTFSTRPSTAASSVNNSINYNNSSNSPSNNKSRGRSST; from the exons atggaggagaagaagctcgGGCATTGGAGGACGGCCGTATGCGCAATCGCAGCGCTGCTCTGCACGGCTGCCTTCTCGTGCTGCCTCGCAGCTGAATTCAAGAAAGCGAAG GCAGAAGATATGAAGGTGGACGGGAGCCTCTGCTCGCTTCCGAGCAGCCCCGCATTTGGGTTGGGCGTCGCCGCGATTGCTTGCCTCTCGCTGGCGCAGATCGTCGGGACCTCGGCAGCCGCAACCCGGCTTTGCTCCTACCAAGGATTTGGATGCTGCAACGACCACGACCACGACCACAAGTCTGACAAGGGAAGCCGATTTACCTCGGTCGGCCTGCTCCTCCTGTCCTG GATCAGCTTCGGGATGGCCGTCGTAATGCTGTCCGCCGCATCGAGCATGAACAATGGGCAGGCTTACGGAGAAGGGTGGATGGATGGTGACTGTTACGTCGTCAAGAACGGAGTGTACGGGGGAGCGGCTGCCCTCGCTATCCTGACTGCACTTCTCACATTCGGCTTCACATTCTCGACGAGACCATCAACAGCAGCAAGCAGCGTAAATAACAGCATCAATTACAACAACAGCAGCAATTCACCATCGAACAACAAGTCCAGAGGCAGAAGCAGCACCTGA
- the LOC109715777 gene encoding uncharacterized protein LOC109715777 isoform X4, whose protein sequence is MKVDGSLCSLPSSPAFGLGVAAIACLSLAQIVGTSAAATRLCSYQGFGCCNDHDHDHKSDKGSRFTSVGLLLLSWISFGMAVVMLSAASSMNNGQAYGEGWMDGDCYVVKNGVYGGAAALAILTALLTFGFTFSTRPSTAASSVNNSINYNNSSNSPSNNKSRGRSST, encoded by the exons ATGAAGGTGGACGGGAGCCTCTGCTCGCTTCCGAGCAGCCCCGCATTTGGGTTGGGCGTCGCCGCGATTGCTTGCCTCTCGCTGGCGCAGATCGTCGGGACCTCGGCAGCCGCAACCCGGCTTTGCTCCTACCAAGGATTTGGATGCTGCAACGACCACGACCACGACCACAAGTCTGACAAGGGAAGCCGATTTACCTCGGTCGGCCTGCTCCTCCTGTCCTG GATCAGCTTCGGGATGGCCGTCGTAATGCTGTCCGCCGCATCGAGCATGAACAATGGGCAGGCTTACGGAGAAGGGTGGATGGATGGTGACTGTTACGTCGTCAAGAACGGAGTGTACGGGGGAGCGGCTGCCCTCGCTATCCTGACTGCACTTCTCACATTCGGCTTCACATTCTCGACGAGACCATCAACAGCAGCAAGCAGCGTAAATAACAGCATCAATTACAACAACAGCAGCAATTCACCATCGAACAACAAGTCCAGAGGCAGAAGCAGCACCTGA